The proteins below are encoded in one region of Bombus terrestris chromosome 7, iyBomTerr1.2, whole genome shotgun sequence:
- the LOC100647578 gene encoding probable cytochrome P450 305a1 — MFATVLLAIVTLILLIIYLVVGQHTRKTPPGPFSWPIFGNHFLMKRLIREFGGQHEAFLELSKRYASDVISVTIGNEKVLIVSGSKLCETVLKNEEFDGRPWNEFIKLRNMGKKQGITMNDGGEWKELRSWMLRTMRVFGFGKREMAQMIRKELTLFLNEMSTEGPQILKPLITPTVINVLWFLTTGESFSRGERIDSFIKLMETRAKVFDMMGGLISAFPWIRYIAPEFSGYNLLCTLNKQLKDFLMETIIEHKKKYKPGSEADVIDMFLHEMKNHGESSPIFTDDQLVVLLIDLFLAGFTTTSLTLDFLLLTMTVYQDVQHKVQKEIDSVISRDRLPEMEDKAKLPYVEAVISEVQRMWPVFPIIGPRRVLHDTILDKYTVPRDTTILVNMYSINKDPNIYPEPDKFMPERFIKNDVFEPDTYSLQFGKGRRRCPGEVLAKSALFILFTGIMQNYNLRPVPGKGPNSVEIIYGLTSSPKPYEVLVTPR; from the exons ATGTTTGCCACCGTGTTGCTAGCAATAGTAACgctgatattattaattatttatttagtagTCGGACAACATACGAGAAAAACCCCACCAG gGCCATTCTCGTGGCCGATTTTCGGCAATCATTTTCTAATGAAGCGTTTGATTCGTGAATTTGGGGGACAACACGAAGCATTTCTAGAACTTTCGAAACGTTATGCCAGCGATGTGATAAGCGTGACTATAGGTAATGAAAAAGTACTGATCGTTTCTGGAAGCAAACTATGTGAAACAGTACTGAAGAATGAGGAATTCGATGGACGACCTTGGAACGAATTTATCAAACTTCGAAATATGGGCAAAAAGCAAG GCATCACAATGAACGACGGAGGAGAATGGAAGGAATTACGGAGCTGGATGTTGCGGACCATGAGGGTTTTCGGTTTTGGAAAACGCGAGATGGCGCAAATGATTAGAAAAGAATTGACCTTATTTTTGAATGAGATGAGTACAGAGGGTCCGCAGATACTAAAACCATTGATTACACCGACTGTGATAAACGTCCTTTGGTTTTTGACGACGGGAGAATCATTCAGCAGGGGCGAAAG AATAGACTCTTTTATCAAGTTGATGGAAACTCGAGCAAAAGTCTTTGACATGATGGGCGGACTTATCTCTGCTTTCCCTTGGATTCGTTACATTGCACCCGAGTTCTCAGGATACAATCTTTTGTGTACACTGAACAAACAACTCAAGGACTTCTTAATG GAAACTATCATTGAGCATAAGAAGAAATACAAGCCTGGAAGTGAAGCAGATGTAATTGACATGTTCCTTCATGAAATGAAAAACCATGGGGAATCTAGCCCTATCTTCACTG ATGACCAATTGGTGGTACTGTTGATTGATCTTTTCCTTGCTGGTTTTACGACCACGAGTCTAACCTTGGACTTTCTGTTATTAACTATGACGGTGTATCAGGATGTGCAGCATAAAGTACAAAAGGAAATCGACTCGGTGATATCGCGTGACAGACTTCCTGAAATGGAGGATAAAGCGAA GCTTCCATATGTGGAGGCTGTAATAAGCGAAGTGCAACGAATGTGGCCAGTATTCCCTATAATTGGGCCGCGACGAGTTCTGCACGATACGATTCTTGACAAGTACACGGTACCAAGGGATACCACCATTTTAGTCAATATGTACTCCATCAATAAGGATCCTAATATCTATCCAGAGCCAGACAAGTTCATGCCTGAAAGGTTTATTAAAAACGACGTCTTCGAGCCAGATACATATTCTCTGCAATTTGGAAAAG GAAGAAGACGATGTCCAGGCGAGGTACTGGCGAAGTCCGCACTATTCATTTTGTTTACAGGCATAATGCAGAATTATAATCTACGTCCAGTTCCCGGCAAAGGACCAAATTCTGTAGAAATTATATATGGCCTGACATCGTCCCCAAAGCCTTATGAGGTACTCGTGACGCCACGATAA
- the LOC100647065 gene encoding uncharacterized protein LOC100647065 produces the protein MRIRPGCVAALVVLLQAALVASKAVDQNQLQEQKSQQQIPYGTAAQKRWGDDLGGHGGGLATGYGGDLGGHGGDLSVHGSDAGDGFGHSGGGGFGHSGGGDIGGGDIGGGFGHSGGDIGGSFGHSSGGDVGGGFGYSGGDGGNGALEEHHDDHHHHHHDHGYWKKKLIWKPGWKKIWKPAKKQIWKPAWKKIWKPVWVPTQKAVWKDIQVPAWKKIWKPVWKEIQVPVWKDIQVPAWKKIWKPVWKPIKVPAWKEIQVPAWKKIWKPVWKEIQVPAWKEIQVPAWKKIWIPEWVKIGIPGEHFHGTDNHGWQYTSHDLWKKKLIWKPLWKKYWKPAKKQIWVPDKKLEWVEAWKQIWKPAKKQIWVDDKKLIWKEEWKQIWKPSKKLVWVPDKKLEWKEAWKQIWKADKKLEWIPDKKLAWKEAWKQIWVPAWKEIWVPAWKKIWKPVWISEWFPVDDHHPHHHGWEDRKDTETQSSQIVPYSSDAASKQNAQAQQQQHRIDENKVRWDRSSKTEAPSISQDLVPPPASKNQSGQTANFGFTNH, from the exons ATGAGGATTCGCCCGGGATGCGTG GCTGCACTAGTAGTGCTACTGCAAGCCGCACTTGTGGCGAGCAAGGCAGTGGATCAGAATCAACTGCAAGAACAGAAGTCTCAGCAACAAATTCC ATATGGCACAGCGGCACAGAAGAGATGGGGTGATGATTTGGGGGGCCATGGTGGCGGTTTAGCTACCGGTTATGGCGGAGATCTAGGTGGTCACGGTGGAGACCTTAGCGTTCACGGCAGTGATGCAGGAGATGGTTTCGGCCATTCTGGAGGAGGTGGCTTTGGTCACTCTGGCGGTGGTGACATTGGCGGTGGTGACATTGGCGGTGGTTTTGGTCATTCTGGAGGTGACATTGGCGGTAGTTTTGGCCATTCCAGTGGAGGTGACGTTGGTGGTGGTTTTGGTTATTCTGGTGGCGATGGAGGCAACGGAGCGCTCGAAGAACACCATGACGatcatcaccatcatcaccaCGATCATGGCTATTGGAAGAAGAAACTGATTTGGAAGCCAGGATGGAAGAAAATCTGGAAACCAGCAAAGAAACAAATATGGAAGCCCGCGTGGAAGAAAATTTGGAAACCCGTGTGGGTACCAACACAGAAGGCAGTATGGAAAGACATTCAGGTGCCAGCTTGGAAAAAGATTTGGAAGCCCGTGTGGAAGGAGATACAGGTCCCAGTGTGGAAGGACATTCAGGTACCAGCCTGGAAAAAGATTTGGAAACCCGTTTGGAAACCTATAAAGGTGCCAGCCTGGAAGGAAATTCAGGTACCCGCGTGGAAAAAGATCTGGAAACCGGTTTGGAAGGAGATTCAAGTACCAGCGTGGAAGGAGATTCAGGTACCAGCCTGGAAAAAAATCTGGATCCCTGAATGGGTGAAAATCGGCATTCCTGGTGAGCACTTCCACGGCACCGATAACCATGGATGGCAGTACACTAGTCACGATCTGTGGAAGAAGAAACTGATATGGAAACCACTATGGAAAAAGTATTGGAAACCAGCGAAAAAACAGATCTGGGTACCGGACAAAAAACTGGAGTGGGTGGAAGCCTGGAAGCAAATCTGGAAGCCGGCCAAAAAGCAAATTTGGGTGGATGACAAGAAGCTTATCTGGAAGGAAGAATGGAAGCAGATTTGGAAACCATCCAAGAAACTTGTTTGGGTGCCTGATAAAAAGCTGGAATGGAAAGAGGCTTGGAAACAGATTTGGAAGGCTGATAAGAAACTTGAGTGGATACCTGATAAGAAATTAGCCTGGAAAGAGGCTTGGAAACAGATTTGGGTACCAGCTTGGAAGGAAATTTGGGTTCCAGCATGGAAGAAGATTTGGAAACCAGTTTGGATATCGGAATGGTTCCCTGTGGATGACCACCATCCCCATCACCATGGTTGGGAAGACCGAAAAGATACAGAGACTCAAAGTTCTCAGATAGTTCCTTATAGTTCTGATGCTGCTTCAAAGCAGAACGCTCAGGCTCAACAACAGCAACATCGAATCGACGAGAATAAGGTTAGATGGGATAGATCTTCGAAGACTGAAGCTCCCTCGATCAGTCAGGACCTGGTGCCACCACCAGCATCGAAAAATCAAAGCGGTCAGACAGCCAACTTTGGGTTTACCAATCACTGA
- the LOC100642209 gene encoding methyl farnesoate epoxidase, with product MLYATISLLLILLFMFGVYDCIKPHNFPPGPKWLPVIGCFFTFRRLKLKRKYSYLALQDLTKTYGPILGLKLGNQKAVVISTYDLVKKVLLQEEFNGRPDGFFFRVRAFGKRKGILFTEGPQWSQCRRFTMRHLRTFGLGQAIMEQQLIVEADNLVNYLLRASAKGPVLMHTAFDIAVLNSLWFMFAGHRFDYENEKLVEILETVHDAFRLMDTMGGIVSQMPFLRFIIPELSGYNDLMRILHKLWNFLDEEINIHERRLPGNQPQDLIDAFLLEISSKNTEQDDSIFDRENLLVLCLDLFLAGSKTTTDTLATTFLFLSLNSEWIKILQEELDTVVGRLRSPTLEDYSSLPMMESFLAEVQRYLILAPLGVPHKTMKDVTFGGYSIPKDTIILLDFHSALNDPAYWDHPEEFRPQRFLDANGRFCQNNASIPFGLGKRRCPGEMLARTSLFLFFAYVIHYFDIEISPEHGEPDPNGYDGFTISPKSYYLKLTARSDVINCSTM from the exons ATGCTCTACGCGACCATCTCTCTTCTCCTTATACTCCTTTTTATGTTTGGCGTTTATGATTGCATCAAACCGCACAACTTTCCTCCTG GCCCAAAATGGCTGCCAGTGATCGGTTGCTTCTTCACGTTTCGAAGATTGAAACTGAAACGCAAATACAGTTACTTGGCTCTTCAAGACCTGACGAAAACCTACGGGCCGATTCTGGGTTTGAAATTAGGGAATCAGAAAGCCGTTGTGATTTCGACGTACGATCTGGTAAAAAAAGTTCTTCTTCAAGAAGAATTCAATGGAAGACCGGATGGATTCTTCTTCAGAGTCCGTGCGTTTGGAAAAAGGAAGG gaATTTTATTCACGGAAGGACCACAGTGGTCTCAGTGTCGCCGTTTCACGATGCGCCACCTCAGGACCTTTGGCCTAGGTCAAGCAATTATGGAGCAACAGCTGATTGTCGAAGCTGACAATCTTGTGAATTATCTTCTTCGTGCCAGTGCCAAAGGTCCAGTACTAATGCATACAGCTTTCGATATTGCAGTTTTGAATTCTCTTTGGTTTATGTTCGCTGGACACAGATTTGATTATGAAAACGAGAAATTAGTAGAAATTCTCGAGACTGTTCACGATGCCTTCAG ATTGATGGACACAATGGGTGGCATTGTTTCGCAAATGCCATTTCTACGCTTCATTATACCAGAATTATCTGGTTACAATGATTTAATGAGAATACTTCATAAGCTTTGGAATTTCTTAGACGAGGAGATTAATATCCATGAAAGACGACTGCCTGGAAATCAACCGCAGGATTTAATTGATGCTTTTCTTTTAGAGATTTCTTCAAAAAATACTGAACAAGATGATTCCATTTTTGATC GGGAAAATTTATTGGTCCTATGCCTGGACCTCTTTTTAGCCGGTTCGAAGACTACGACAGATACTTTAGCGACCACTTtcctatttttatctttaaactCTGAATGGATTAAGATACTCCAGGAAGAACTAGATACAGTCGTAGGCAGATTAAGATCCCCTACTTTAGAAGATTATTCATCGCTACCTATGATGGAATCGTTTCTTGCGGAA GTACAGAGATATTTGATCTTGGCGCCACTTGGAGTACCTCACAAGACTATGAAGGACGTAACTTTCGGCGGATATAGTATACCTAAA GATACTATAATTCTCCTGGATTTCCATAGTGCGCTAAATGATCCAGCTTATTGGGATCATCCAGAAGAGTTTCGACCACAGCGATTTCTCGACGCAAATGGCCGATTCTGTCAAAATAATGCTAGTATACCATTTGGTTTAG GTAAAAGACGTTGTCCGGGTGAAATGCTAGCCCGGACAtccttattcttattcttcgcctacgttatacattacttcGACATTGAAATTTCACCAGAGCACGGCGAACCCGATCCAAATGGATACGATGGTTTCACTATATCACCGAAATCTTATTACCTCAAGCTTACGGCGAGATCCGACGTTATAAACTGCTCtacaatgtaa